CCCGGATAGGGGCTGGAGGTCACCGCCACCGGCACGCTGTTGGAATCGTAGAGCAGCTGGTAGTTCTTGGTGTAGGGGTAGGTGTTGGTTGCCCAAGAGCTTTCAAAAGCCGCCCTTGTCAAGGCATTAGTTGGCGTGTACCAAGATCCCGCGGGATTGAGGACGCCGTGGTTGTATTGCGCCGGGTTCGCCGGGTTCGGCGCATAGGTGATCGGCAAGACATCGTCGTAATCAGAAATGTAGATGTGCACGGCGGTGGCGATCTGCTTGAGGTTGCTGACGCTCGTGATTTTTTTGGCCGCCGCCTTTGCTTGGGCAAAGACGGGGAAAAGGATGGCGGCAAGGATCGCGATGATCGCGATCACAACCAACAGTTCAATCAGGGTAAAGGCGGAGCGGCTATTCATTGTCGGAGACTGATACGATCCAATATAGCCGAACTTGGCCGGCCAATGTGAAACTGAGTTGAGAATGCCGGGCAATGGAGTGAATTCCCGGTCAAAATGGGGGCTGATGCCCCGCTTGCACATGGTTTTTGCCTTCGTCTTGGCGATAGGTTCCGCCCTGGCTCTCGCGGATCCTGTCGACGACTTTGTGGCCCAAAGGATGGCCGCAGACCATCTGCCGGGAGTTGTTTTTGCCGTCATTGACCCCAAAGGCAATGTGGCAACGCGGGAATACGGCTTTGCGAATTTGGAAAAGCAGGAAAAGTTCACCGTCAACAGCGTTCACCGGATTGCAAGCCTGAGCAAGCAGATGTGCAGCTATGTGGCGCTCTGCTTGGAAAAGGAGGGGAAGTTGAGCCTGGATGACGAAGTGCTGAAGTGGTTCCCCCAAGGGCCGGAAAGCTGGCGTGGGATGCGGGTCCGGCACTTGATGGGCCACACGAGCGGCATCCCCGATCCCGAGGGGTTCGACTATGCCAAGGAATACACGCTTGACGCCTATGTCGCCTTGGTTGGCAAAGACCCGCTAGAGACGGCTCCCGGAACGAAGTTCCGATACAACAATTACGCCTATGGGCTTTTGGGGGCCCTGGTGGAAAAGGCTGGGGGTTCGCCGTTGCCCGTGCTGGCAAAGAAACTGATCTTCGACCCGGTTGGCATGACGGGGACGGGCTATTACACCAAAGGCACGGCCTACCCCCACGAAGTCATTGGATATCGTTGGCAGGACGGTCGGTTCGTCATCCCGACCCGTGAACGCCCCCAGATGTTCAACGGGAGCGGCGGCGTGCA
This window of the Armatimonadota bacterium genome carries:
- a CDS encoding beta-lactamase family protein gives rise to the protein MPRLHMVFAFVLAIGSALALADPVDDFVAQRMAADHLPGVVFAVIDPKGNVATREYGFANLEKQEKFTVNSVHRIASLSKQMCSYVALCLEKEGKLSLDDEVLKWFPQGPESWRGMRVRHLMGHTSGIPDPEGFDYAKEYTLDAYVALVGKDPLETAPGTKFRYNNYAYGLLGALVEKAGGSPLPVLAKKLIFDPVGMTGTGYYTKGTAYPHEVIGYRWQDGRFVIPTRERPQMFNGSGGVHSTLGDMVKYELALRSGRLDRSILDQQWTPSFPNAGNYGFGWYVDPGALRHTGTTFGYTSAYYRERPDGWAVILFRNSDTGSQMEMALAVLDLWKAQVSAQSKQ